From a single Anomaloglossus baeobatrachus isolate aAnoBae1 chromosome 8, aAnoBae1.hap1, whole genome shotgun sequence genomic region:
- the LOC142249849 gene encoding LOW QUALITY PROTEIN: putative E3 SUMO-protein ligase RNF212 (The sequence of the model RefSeq protein was modified relative to this genomic sequence to represent the inferred CDS: inserted 2 bases in 1 codon), with product MCRLDASSNHTKETKMNELVRCNMCFQQPGRKDPRFSITSCGHVFCEQCLRKGNNENCSVCKAPCRTILLPNETDPDIKMLFMDVNVLCKKFLTEFTQVVEFQDSHRQRLLTHYKRKXLRTSQSYSRQSSSNTYRNMDPANLEYQHSPSVSQVPSMNKVELMDQTSNASRKKNLNIGGLNRLSLVTPSPPGFMANSEDRNSPSVSQVPSINKAELMDQTSNAPRKKNVIIGGSSRLSLITPSPPGFMGSYRTDNTGGSLRSNVGSSQHNILYPLSQSVSPASHGSIWNLSGQRSPQILSQTPLSSQTSTVRQPITIANIMQRRH from the exons ATGTGCAGACTGGATGCCTCATCCAATCATACTAAGGAGACCAAAATGAATGAGCTGGTCCGGTGTAACATGTGCTTTCAGCAGCCTGGCAGGAAAGACCCTCGATTTTCCATAACAAGCTGTGGTCATGTCTTCTGTGAACAATGCCTAAGGAAAGGAAATAATGAAAACTGCAGTGTCTGCAAGGCTCCTTGCCGCACAATATTACTTCCAAACGAGACTGATCCTGATATAAAAATGTTGTTTATGGATGTAAATGTTCTCTGCAAAAAGTTTTTAACAGAATTTACACAAGTTGTAGAATTTCAGGATAGTCATCGACAACGATTATTGACACATTATAAAAGAAA TTTGAGAACTTCTCAGTCTTACAGTCGACAGTCATCATCTAATACATACAGGAACATGGATCCAGCTAATTTGGAATACCAACATTCTCCATCTGTATCCCAAGTGCCCAGCATGAATAAGGTTGAGCTAATGGACCAAACATCTAACGCATccagaaaaaaaaatttaaacattGGCGGTCTAAATCGATTATCACTGGTAACGCCCTCGCCTCCTGGGTTCATGGCCAATTCAGAAGACAGAAATTCTCCTTCTGTATCACAAGTTCCCAGCATCAATAAGGCTGAGTTGATGGACCAAACTTCTAATGCacccagaaaaaaaaatgtaatcatagGTGGCTCAAGTCGATTGTCATTGATCACGCCCTCTCCACCTGGGTTCATGGGTTCCTATAGAACTGACAATACAGGAGGATCCTTAAGATCAAATGTTGGATCTTCACAGCACAATATTCTCTACCCGCTTTCACAGTCTGTGTCACCAGCAAGCCATGGAAGTATCTGGAACCTGTCTGGTCAGAGATCTCCACAGATATTATCACAGACACCTTTGTCTTCACAGACATCCACTGTCAGACAACCTATTACTATTGCCAACATTATGCAGCGTCGTCATTAA